In Opitutus sp. ER46, the following are encoded in one genomic region:
- a CDS encoding DUF2157 domain-containing protein yields the protein MKKAGAVKVSYDELHESARLSGISREQAEILWAKLQPKPNETQAPKFDAENVAYYFGALIIIGAMGWFMTNAWDYLDGLGLAIVALAYATLFYLIGARFWNTAHRRVPGGLLLTAAVCMTPLAVYGIERATGFWPVADPGGYSRFHPYVNGSWLVMEASTVLVGLFTLRKWRFPFITAPIAYALWYASMDAPELFFTQPLSGDEKKFFSVAFGLLMLGFTYLADLRRKQEDLTFWGYLFGLLTFWGGLTAMNSSSELGKFIYFLINLGLVATAVILRRRTFILFGALGVCFYLGHLAHDLFKDSFAFPFVLSFIGLGIIYLGILYRRKAEAIHTWIDLHLPPALNNWIPARAKA from the coding sequence ATGAAGAAAGCAGGTGCGGTTAAGGTCAGCTACGACGAACTCCACGAGTCGGCCCGTCTTTCCGGCATTTCCCGTGAACAGGCCGAGATTCTCTGGGCGAAGCTTCAGCCGAAGCCCAACGAGACCCAGGCGCCGAAATTCGACGCCGAGAACGTCGCCTACTATTTCGGCGCGTTGATCATCATCGGAGCCATGGGCTGGTTCATGACCAATGCCTGGGACTACCTCGACGGCCTCGGACTGGCGATCGTTGCCCTCGCCTATGCCACGTTGTTCTACCTGATCGGCGCCCGCTTCTGGAACACGGCCCATCGCCGGGTACCAGGCGGTCTGCTGCTCACGGCGGCAGTCTGCATGACGCCGCTGGCCGTGTACGGCATCGAACGCGCCACCGGTTTCTGGCCCGTCGCAGACCCGGGCGGCTACAGCCGCTTCCATCCCTACGTCAATGGGAGCTGGCTCGTCATGGAAGCGAGCACGGTCCTGGTCGGACTCTTCACGCTCAGGAAGTGGCGCTTCCCCTTCATCACGGCACCGATCGCCTACGCGCTATGGTATGCGTCCATGGACGCGCCCGAACTCTTCTTCACCCAGCCGCTCAGCGGGGATGAAAAGAAGTTTTTCTCCGTCGCCTTCGGCCTGCTCATGCTCGGCTTCACCTACCTAGCCGACCTTCGGCGGAAACAAGAGGACCTCACGTTTTGGGGCTACCTCTTCGGGCTCCTGACCTTCTGGGGCGGCCTCACCGCGATGAACAGCAGCAGCGAACTCGGGAAGTTCATCTATTTTCTCATCAACCTGGGGCTCGTCGCGACCGCGGTTATTCTCCGGCGGCGAACCTTCATCCTGTTCGGCGCGCTCGGCGTCTGCTTCTACCTGGGGCACCTCGCCCACGACCTGTTCAAGGACTCCTTCGCGTTCCCCTTCGTCCTCAGCTTCATCGGGCTCGGGATCATCTACCTCGGGATTCTGTACCGCCGGAAAGCGGAGGCGATACACACGTGGATCGACCTTCACCTTCCCCCGGCGCTAAATAACTGGATCCCCGCCCGGGCGAAGGCATAG